The genome window ACTTGCCACGGCCGTACTGCCTGCCTTCTTTAAAACCAGCGTCCCAGTCAGTTCTGATGATGCGGTCATCCAGTCGTGTCCCGTTGACAAACCTCATAGCATTTTCAGCATCTGTACGCGTGTAGTATCTGGTACAGGGGTCAAGGTGACAGTTTCCAGGaacacagattaagcctactATTGGACATCCGAGGGTCAATCTCCACTGACTGTGCTTTAGTGTAGGACTACGTCGGCTGAtggaaaaagggctttataaatacatttgattgataggAACAGAGCTTAATCTGAGTCCTTTTTAGTGTATGACTGGTTTTAGTCCAGGAGCCCTAAGTGTATGGGTATAGAATTTTTTAAATGTTGAACCAAAACACATCCacaagttttttttaaaggataCTCGACGAAGCAGAAGCCGCACGCCGTCTTCTTCACCTTATCCAGGCCGATGATTATTCGTTTCACGTCCCCACTCTTGGAGAAGAGCTCGTACACTTGTTCCTCTGTGGTGTAAAAGGACAGGTTACCCACGTAGAGTGTGTTAGCCTGCTTCAGCAGTTTCTCTTGCTCATATCGATTTCcctggaggatggagggggagaacaTCTTTAGAAGAGTCTAGTAACTACACAGCCAGGAGGACAATTACACTAACATTAGCTGTTAGTATTATTCACCACTAATATGGGTAAACGTTTGCAGTATAATATACGTTTTAAATAAGACTCCATCTCATGTAACCATACCAACCATATGCTAATTTCAATGTCTCGTATTTAAATGTATTATGTCTAGACTGAGACCAGTCTGATTAGAGAGGTCAGTTTGATTTGCTCTTTAAACTGTGGCTAATTACATGTTGGTCTCCTTGAAAACCCTTTTCGACCCATTCTTAGGAGGAAATCATCCTGAAATACAATATTCATGGTGTGAAAGCCACAGGTAAGTGATAAACAACGTTTGTCTGAAAGAAAAGACAGCACGTTGCATGCTACCGGTAGCTTGCTAGCGCAacagatagctaacgttagctagcaaaacTATTCTACTGGTTGGTTCCCGATTGATTTAAACCATTCCTTACCTTAAAATGTTGGTCTCTGTATTGGCTTACATCAACGTAGGAGTCGCTGAATAGCGCATTCAATTTAATAGACATTGTGTCGCTTCAAAGGTGAGCGGAAAAATGTGTTCCTTTACATCAACGTCTCGTCAACAACACAAAAAAAAGTACTTCCGGGTCACGGAATTTAGATATATTCTAAATAAAAGTCCCCCACGTAATAGTAAAAAAAAGTGTAATTAACCTTTATTTGTTCATATAAAAAAACATATTCTCTAAACATTAACAATGATTCATATTTGTTCATATTCATATTTGTTCGGgctacttggcctatccacaggctGTACTTGAGAAGACCAATGAGACCATAGGCCTcttggtaaaatgcacatgagagggtacttcaggggtacacCAGGCAGAGCCAAATTGGCACAGTGACCTGAAAAatgttgggaaacactggtctaacacacactatGATACAATTCAGTCATTTCAATCACATAGAATAAATCCATTAAATGAGTTATGGGCACCGAAATGGAAAATCTATATCGATATCAGttgcatttttttttcaattcaaTATTGATATCACATCGGTTTGTAGAACATACAATGCAACTGTATGAATGTTCATGTTTCTGTGAAGGCCAGGCAACTGTTGGTAAATTGCCCATTGGGCCAGGTGTGTTCTGGTGGCATAAACCTACCTAATCAGTTTTAATCAATGGGAAGGCCATCCACAGTTGACCCATCAACAGGCAATTAAGTATGTGAAGCAGCCTGCTTTAGTTTTGGTGTTGTTGttttaaaggggcagtgcagttAATGTGATTTTCATGGGGttttaaaggggcagtgcagttAATGTGATTTTCATGGGGttttaaaggggcagtgcagttAATGTGATTTTCATGGGGttttaaaggggcagtgcagttAATGTGATTTTCATGGGGTTTGAAAGGGGCAGTGCAGTTAATGTGATGTTCATGGGGttttaaaggggcagtgcagttAATGTGATTTTCATGGGGTTTTAAATGGGCAGTGCAGTTAATGTGATTTTCATGGGGttttaaaggggcagtgcagttAATGTGATTTTCATGGGGTTTTAAAGGGGCAGTACAGTTAATGTGATTTTCATGGGGttttaaaggggcagtgcagttAATGTGATTTTCATGGGGTTTTAAAGGGGCAGTACAGTTAATGTGATTTTCATTGGGttttaaaggggcagtgcagttAATGTGATTTTCATGGATttttaaaggggcagtgcagttAATGTGATTTTCATGGGGttttaaaggggcagtgcagttAATGTGATTTTCATGGTTTTTTTTAATGATATTTCCATTCTATTGCTagttttccatccaattggcaacagattttcatgcgaatattctcaAATATGcataaataaaatgttaaaatgttCTTGTTGTGGATAGAAGTCTGTGCGTGATGATCATACGACACATAAAAATGACTTTTGTGGTAAAATTCCCATGTACCAAATCAAAATTTAaggttaaatgggtttccatcacattttcaaatCTACTGAtgattttgtcacaaaaagaagTGGCGTTTTATAgcgaatgtgcccactctggtattggctgGTGTGTTCTaaccaacagctcacagatatagtacgggtatagcctacatgatgacattattatggacaaaagagtgagattaatttttatttgtcaaacggcagccaagcatcgttgatcatgtcaccagaataagaccctggatatttattgaaaagagcatcaagctcatcaccttgcactttcaataccctgtgaagttcatcacagTTTATTTATTCTGTAGCCTAATATACTACATGCTTTATTTAGTCGTAGTCGGGAGGACCACACAGCCTGTCATTGAGTGACTCCGGGTttcaatatgatggttattatatcaatatttgcacatataAGCGTGTCCACTGCCATTTTGCACATAATACATCGATAGTCGTAATTGATTTGTAATTGTTTCTATAAATTCGTTCTTGTATTTACTTATTAGCACAATAAAAATGGACATGGATTCAAATGTAATATATTTTGAATTAGTTATCCACATTGCAATGTTTTTAAAATGgcagcttttattttgaaggattCTTTATTACCATACAAATTGACGCCATCTTTTATGCTGCTGGCGGAACAGTGTGTCTCTGATGTAACCTCGCGTCTCAAAGTAGCGGTCATCTGAATGAACAAGGAAGTATGTGAGAAACTCTTCGATATTAATCTTAACTTTACCAGTGGCTCCTTACAGCGTATTATACTATAAAGAGTATTGATGTTTTCTCATGAACTAACGTATTTTTCGGGAAAGGCAGCTAACTACCacgagtagctagctagctggttagccaACTCTGGGCAGAGAAATAACATCAGCTGTCATGTCGTTTGTTTTACAGGTAACAAGACCACTTATTTACTGTGCGAGATGGCCATCATTCGTATGTTGTTCTCTTTCCTGAACAATCCACGAGTCATTGAGAAACTAGCGGAGTCTCGTCCTATCCGACGTGCGGCACAGATCACAGCTTTTGCGATCATCAAAGCACAAATCGCTGGGAAGGTCGCGACGGCGAGGGTCCTAAAGTCAGACACGCTACGCCAGGTTCGGCAAGAGGCAAACGGACGGATTCCCCGAGGAGCTGGTGACCTCGGCACCCGGTTCAGACGAGTGAGGGAGACTTTTGTCAAGGAGGTGAAAGATGGCTTCAGAGACGCTCAGGGACAAATAAAGAAATGAAGAAATTAAGCAGTAGTCTTATGTCTGTATGACAGACAAACGATCTTGTGAACTATTGATAACGTGACCGACAACATGACCCGTCCCACAACTGTCTAGGCCGACTACTATTACATCACTGAGCCAATGTTTTAATATATTGACGGGAACACTAAGCTACTGGTAAACCAGCTACTATGTTTCAAAACATACTCAAGATTAATTTTACCATCAGGGAGATATCATCATGCAATGAGTGTGGAGTGTTTTTCTGACTGGTTTAAAAACAAATTTGCACCCCTGTAATGAATATTGGGGTTTGTGGTAGATGAGTATTGTAACATGTCTGGGTTTGTGGTGGATGAGTCTACTGTAACATGTCTGGGTTTGTGGTGGATGAGTCTACTGCAACATGTCTGGGTTTGTGGTGGATGAGTCTACTGTAACATGTCTGGGTTTGTGGTGGATGAGTCTACTGTAACATGTCTGAGTTTGTGGTGGATGAGTCTACTGTAACATGTCTGGGTTTGTGGTGGATGAGTCTACTGTAACATGTCTGGGTTTGTGGTGGATGAGTCTACTGTAACATGTCTGGGTTTGTGGTGGATGAGTCTACTGTAACACGTCTACATACTGGAAACAGAGATTTGTTGCAATCTACCCAGTAGTCTTTATTCAGGAGTTTGTGTTTGTAGATCTGACTTGCAGAATACCATCATGTAGTATGTTTGCTGTAATGCAGCCCCACGTCAGTTCCCATGACATATGACTTGATGTTTGAAGGTGTGGATCGTCCTCACCTATTGGCCAAATCTTAGTGTGCTTTTAAATTAAATGTCATGTATTTTACCTATTAAAAAAAATGACTAGACAACACTAGGTTTAGGCCTCTATTCAATCAATCCGTATTGTGGAAAATTCTGCACTAAAGTCCAATTGAAATTCAAAGGCAATGTTGGctttcacggtaaacgctgcatgcCGGGCTCAATCGGAAtttacctttacatttctattgcGAAATCTGTAACTCTTCAGGTGATATGGATTGAATAGAGCACTTTGTCACCAGCGTGTGTTTTACACCTGAGGAGGAAGCTGACTGACAAGTTCGGCAGTATCTTTGAAATAAGTGTCTTAACAACACTGATATTGTGGGTAGCAGACAGTTAGGGCTaggctagctactagctagtacaaAAGTAATTGCCTTTTTGTGAGTCTGCTATGACTAAGTGTAGCATTGTGTTGATTATTGTGTGTAGACGAACCTCAACTCACCTTGCATGTTTAAAGTCCactgtttcactttgtcataGGTTGGCCCATAAAGAGGCTATAATTACCGTCCTTGGTTCTGAACCTTGAGTCCCTGAACCTCAAACTGCCGTTGCAGCAAAGAACGCACAGGACTTCAGTCCATGATTGTGTGCGAGTATATTTCATTTGTAACTTTAAACAATCAACGTGGAGATTGTCACGTCCACCAAGAATTTATTGCACAGTTCCTTGACTCTGTAGATGGGCTGACTGACACAATGTACAGGCTCTCATTCACAACCTTACTACGACAGTAAAATGTTTCACGATGGACCACCGGCTTCCATATGCAGATTTTTAATAAGAACAGCAGAGAATTCGTAAAGAAGCAGTTTTGTAGCGATACTTAATGCAGACGCACTGGCCTGGCAACTAAATATTAGTTACATGTTTATCATTTCATCGAAGACATTGCTATAACTTTGAAGGCAAGCGTTTGTTTCTGACAGAAATGAGTCAGTACTCTGTACATATACACTGATATGGTAGCTGAGCATCATATAAACTTATCTCTCATTGAAATACAAATCAAGCTGATATACTGGACAGGAACACAAAATTGCATGAGAGCAGCAAAAATCAATTGTACACTGCGCCGTCACAATGCAGGAATCAGGGTTGGGTTGAGTTCCATTCCTTATAATCACTATTGTTATAGATGATGGATTTTAGCTCATGTGTACAACATTGAAATAATGTAATATAAGAATTTAAACCTGACTCTGTAATTTTCAAAATTCCACATTACTTTAAAATCAAAGTACACCTAAGTTTCAAAAGCAAAAAAACAAGGATGGCTTGTTCAATGTTCTCTCCAAAACAAGTGCATATCAGGTGCAAGCAGGTTACAATCCATAATATTTATCAGTAGGCTATAATTCACATCATTCTTATGGTAGAATTTGATTACCAGCCAAGCAAATGGAAACTTCTAGGCCTCTATTCACACTGTAAcgcgatacggattgaatagagaCCCTAAATACAGATAGTGAGCAAGTTGTCTTGGCTTAAATGTTTGTCAATCCAGGATTTGGGGAGAACATATGAATAAAACACCCTCTATTTGACTCTTCTCAAAACATTTCACAACACACATCCTGTAGTTCAAGCAGTGCATATTCACTGATATGGCATTAGCTTATACAGTAAAGGCAGAATGTGCAAAACGCGCCATATTCCCAGATATGGCTTGTGCCCATAAGTAGTACTCACAATAGTCGGTGTAAGCAATATACACACCTTACGGAGAGACGAACACTGCATAGTAAAGTATGTAACGGGTAAAAACATATACACTGATATGGCAGTTACCGTCGGTAAGCATAATAGCAATCCTACGTCATCTCTGGTTGGGAAGGACTTCATTCTCTGTAGCTCAACCAGAGAAAACAGGATATTTTCCCCATTGACAGACAAGCTCAATAAGAACTTTGACTCACTGACTGAAGAAGCACCTTGACTCAACAACAGTGACCATAATTTAGACCCAAGTCAAATAGTATTTTCAACATGTTATCCTTCCTCACAAATCCTAGCATCAACATATACAGCAGAATAAAGTACAATTACAAGCTATGAATCTAAAGTACAATCACAAGCTATGAATCAGATACAGGAAGGCATGCAGACATGGTCTTCTAAAGATTCCAACATGACAGGAAATGCTGCTGTGGTTCGCTGGGTGGTAATGTACTGGGTGGTAATGTACTGGGCAGTAATGTGCTGGGTAGTAATGTGCTGGGTAGTAATGTGCTGGGTAgtactgtgctgtgctgggtAGTACTGTGCTGGGTGGTAGTCATGCATACATTCTACTGGGTGGTGGTAATgtgctgctctaccaactgagctacagaaggaccattaatGTGCTGGGTAGTAATGTGCTGGGTGGTAATGTGCTGGGTGGTAATGTGCTGGGTGGTAATGTTCTGGGTGGTAAATGTTCTGGGTAGTAATGTACTGGGTAGTACTGTGCTGGGTAGTAATGTACTGGGTGGTAATGTGCTGGGTGGTAATGTGCTGGGTGGTAAATGTGCTGGGTAGTAATGTGCTGGGTAGTAATGTGCTGGGTGGTAATGTGCTGGGTAGTAATGTGCTGGGTAGTACTGTGCTGGGTAGTAATGTACTGGGTGGTAATGTGCTGGGTAGTAATGTGCTGGGTAGTAATGTGCTGGGTGGTAATGTGCTGGGTGGTAATGTGTAGTGTTATTGCTGGTGCTTTGGCAGAAGAGGAGATATTCCCTATAGAGGGAGTAGGCTACTGGGGTTGGTGAAGGAATGGAGCTGGACAAAAACAGGTTTTGTGTTGCTTCTGGGAATTTGGCAAGGGTTTAAGACAGGGGTTCAGGCtgggataggggttagggttggaaCTTGGTAAGGGGACTGGGTTGGGGCTGGAACATGGACAGGGGCTGGTTTGGGGCCGGAACATGGACAGGGGCTGGTTTGGGGCCAGAACTTGGACAGGGGGGCTGGGTTGGGGCTGGAACTTGGACAGGGGGGCTGGGTTGGGGCTGGAACTTGGACAGAGGGCTGAGTTGGGGATTGAACTTGGACAGGGGCTGGGTTGGGTTAGGACATGGCTTCTTACACCCAGAGGAAGATGGAGCTCATCAGAGCCACCAGGAGCAGGGAAGACAGTGCTGTAGGCCAAACAAACATACTTCAGTACACCAGCACATAGGAAAGCTACTGTTCCTAAAAGATTACCGTCAGTAAAATGAGATAGAtcaaagagagtgtgtgtgagtttgtgtacAGTACCTTTAGCAGAGGAGTTGCACTCCATGTTGGTAAGTGAGTCCATGTAGCCCTGTCCCAGCCACTTGTCATAGGTCTTCCTCTCGGCCACACCGATCATGCTGACAGTGGAGTCTTTGAAGATGAGGTCAGAGCCCTGGTACTTAGACGAGTCAAACATCTTGAACTCTGAACCCGTGTCACTACTATAGTACTcctggagggagatgaagaggacaCAAGTGTATCAACATGTAGTTCACCATTTTAAGGTGTGTAGAAGGGATTtatttatgttatgttatgcCACATGCATACAATCAATCAACAAATCGaccaaacactcactcactcactcacctcactcactcacctcactcacctcaaCTAATAAATCAACCAATCACTCAATAAAATAACCAATCATTCAATAAATCAACCAATCACTCAATAAAATAACCAATCATTCAATAAATCAACTAATCACTCAGTCACTCAACGAACCAATGGCCCGGTCAGTCGTACCTGTGCTTTGTCCAGCAGGCCATAGAGGGCATAGATGTTGGTGTCGGGCCGTACCATGACGGCGTGGGAGGGGACGCGGGCCAGGTTACAGTGGGCGTACTGGGTGACCTCTGCCCTGGAGCCGTGGGGACACAGCAGCTGGAAGTCCTTAGACTGCAGGTCAATGGCCCACGACTCACCTGAATTacctagaggacagagagataagcACACAGAGATAGAAAACTTACTGCAGATATACAGAGATAACTCTCCTAATTCACAAATACTGATATGAAGTTATGGAGTCAAAGAGCAACGTGTCAGCAAGTTGTTAAGGACTGGAAAACATTTCCACATCCTCTGAACAAGTTTATGATTCTGGTAGTGGGGTTAGGGGTTTATGGTTTCGGTAGTGAGGTTATGGTGCAATGATAACAATGGTTGGTTCCCTGACCGGAGATggtatgtaacacacacacacacacacacacttaccatcAGTGTTTTGGAAGACAGTGGTGTGCTTGATGAAGGCCACCTCTCCAGTTCCCGTGGCCAAACACCTGATACAAATAGAGTTAAATAGTAAATGGGGTCTTTCTGTTGACACTAACTAACTGTCACGGTTCGTGGGGAGAGCAGTATCAGGGAGAGCAGTATCAGGGGGAGCAGTATCAGGGGGAGCAGTATCAGGGAGAGCAGTATCAGGGGGAGCAGTATCAGGGGGAGCAGTATCAGGGGGAGTATCAGGGGGAGCAGTATCAGGGAGAGCAGTATCAGGGAGAGCAGTATCAAAATGTATTCATtgtctactgtaagtctctcaggataagaatgtctgctaaatgactcaaatgttaaATATATATGTCAATGATGCTATCTCTCTCTAGAATGTTCCCTACGGTCTACAATTACAACAAACCAAGGCCGATATACATAGTTTGACTATAACATTATAAATGGTGTTATAACTACAATGGAATTGTCTTGGCACTTCATAAAACTATGTCTCAGGGCTGTATTCAAGTGGCAGAAGTTCAGCTTTACAGCGTGATTAGTACTGAAAGGTAGTGTTCCAGCTCTAGTGGAGACAACATGCACGCTTCATACCTCCACTAAATTACTAATCACCTTTACATTTCTATTACGGAAACTGTCACGTTTCAGCTTCACAGGCTGAATAGATTCAGCTTCACAGGCTGAATAGATTCAGCTTCACAGGCTGAATAGATTCAGCTTCACAGGCTGAATAGATTCAGCTTCACAGGCTGAATAGATTCAGCTTCACAGACTGAATAGATTCAGCTTCACAGACTGAATAGATTCAGCTTCACAGACTGAATAGATTCAGCTTCACAGACTGAATAGATTCAGCTTCACAGACTGAACAGATTCAGTTTCACAGACTGAACAGAGACCTGAATCTGTCTTTAAATGAATAGATTCAGATTCACAGACTGAATAGCTCCATCAGTATCACAGACTGAATAGGTTCAGCCTTTCACAGACTGAATAGTTCTGCCCTTTGTTGTCCcccacacacaggtcacacaggtTGCCAGGGAAACCAGGCTGATTGGCACCCGGGACACAGCTGTTCTTAAAGAAACCTCCACAGACTGAATAGGACAGCttcagagagaacagtcagatcTGAATCTGTCTTTAAATGGATCAGGAAGTTGTGAGATGACAGTCAGAtcctgaggagaacaggaggagagagagacagtcagatctACTTGTGGAGAACCTTTGTTGTCCCCCACACACAGATCTCACAGGAGCCAGGGAAACCAGTCAGACAGCTGTTCactgaggaggacaggaggagagagagacagtcagatctactgaggaggacagaaggagagagagacagtcagatctactgaggaggacagaaggagagagagacagtcagatctactgaggaggacagaaggagagagagacagtcagatctactgaggaggacagaaggagagagagacagtcagatctactgtggagaacaggaggagagagagacagtcagatctACTGTggagaacagaaggagagagagacagtcagatctactgaggaggacagaaggagagagagacagtcagatctactgaggaggacagaaggagagagagacagtcagatctactgaggaggacagaaggagagagagacagtcagatctactgaggaggacagaaggagagagagagacagtcagatctACTGAGgataacaggaggagagagagacagtcagatctactgaggagaacaggaggagagagagacagtcagatctactgaggaggacagaaggagagagagacagtcagatctactgaggaggacagaaggagagagagacagtcagatctactgaggagaacaggaggagagagagacagtcagatctactgaggaggacagaaggagagagagacagtcagatctactgaggaggacagagagacagtcagatctactgaggaggacagagagacagtcagatctactgaggaggacagagagacagtcagatctactgaggaggacagaaggagagagagacagtcagatctactgaggaggacagaaggagagagagacagtcagatctactgaggaggacagaaggagagagagacagtcagatctactgaggaggacagaaggagagagagacagtcagatctactgaggaggacagaaggagagagagacagtcagatctactgaggaggacagaaggaaagAGACA of Oncorhynchus gorbuscha isolate QuinsamMale2020 ecotype Even-year linkage group LG15, OgorEven_v1.0, whole genome shotgun sequence contains these proteins:
- the ncbp2 gene encoding nuclear cap-binding protein subunit 2, whose translation is MSIKLNALFSDSYVDVSQYRDQHFKGNRYEQEKLLKQANTLYVGNLSFYTTEEQVYELFSKSGDVKRIIIGLDKVKKTACGFCFVEYYTRTDAENAMRFVNGTRLDDRIIRTDWDAGFKEGRQYGRGKSGGQVRDEYRQDYDPARGGYGKVVSRP